A genomic segment from Gammaproteobacteria bacterium encodes:
- a CDS encoding hydrolase TatD (magnesium dependent; involved in quality control of mutated Tat exported substrates; not involved in the Sec-independent protein export system) yields the protein IERAQAAGVEQFILTGASYQGNLAAYQLTQKFPELFYSTAGVHPHYSSEYDNSVHASIQELSQKPEVVAVGECGLDFNRNFSTPEEQENAFRRQLSIAREVQLPVFLHQRDAHEAFLEIITEQIDSLNGGVAHCFTGTKEQMKDYLDLGLYIGITGWICDERRGHDLQEAITYLPAERLLIETDAPYLLPRDLKPKPKSRRNEPMYLQHILNTIARLRNDNADELAEITSENTKRLFAL from the coding sequence ATCGAGCGTGCGCAAGCGGCTGGTGTAGAACAATTCATTCTGACCGGTGCCAGTTATCAAGGAAATCTTGCAGCGTATCAGCTTACCCAAAAATTTCCGGAACTGTTTTATTCAACCGCTGGTGTGCATCCACACTATTCGAGTGAGTATGACAACTCAGTGCATGCGAGCATTCAGGAGTTAAGTCAAAAGCCTGAAGTGGTTGCCGTTGGGGAATGTGGCCTGGACTTTAATCGTAACTTTTCCACACCCGAAGAGCAGGAAAACGCGTTTCGACGTCAATTGAGCATTGCCCGGGAAGTGCAATTACCGGTATTTTTGCATCAACGCGATGCGCACGAAGCCTTTCTGGAAATAATCACTGAACAGATTGACTCATTAAACGGTGGGGTTGCCCATTGCTTTACTGGCACTAAAGAGCAGATGAAAGATTATCTGGATCTTGGACTCTACATCGGAATAACCGGCTGGATCTGTGACGAGCGGCGAGGTCATGATCTACAAGAAGCGATCACATACTTACCGGCTGAGCGTTTATTGATCGAGACCGATGCTCCCTACTTACTGCCGCGTGACTTAAAACCCAAACCGAAAAGTCGCCGCAACGAACCCATGTACTTGCAACATATTCTGAACACTATCGCCCGTTTGCGTAATGACAACGCCGACGAGTTGGCCGAGATCACCAGTGAAAACACCAAACGTTTATTTGCGTTGTAA
- a CDS encoding M20/M25/M40 family metallo-hydrolase, producing MSIADFIYQTWDDSIIPELEKYIRIPNKSPNFDPDWEKHGYMDDAVELMVDWCKQQTIAGMQVKVEKLQGRTPLIYIDIPAFNTDSTKTVLLYGHLDKQPEFDGWDEDLAPWKPVIKDGKLYGRGGADDGYAIYGSLTAIRALQENGGSHARCVVVIEACEESGSYDLPYYLDHIEKDLGTPSLVVCLDAECGNYDQLWCTTSLRGNMIGTLRVDVLTEGVHSGAASGISASSFRVIRELLDRVENSSTGDILVSDLKCEIPQQRLEQAQKSSALLGPSVFEKLPWHANMQPVSDDVLELVLNNTWRPTLSVTGAEGLPDRVNAGNVLRPFTEVKLSFRLPPLVDGPTAAKAVKKIFESDVPYNASATFTVMSQETGWSAPQTAPWLEDAMQEASLKYFERDSMYMGTGGTIPFMNMLGTKYPGVQFLVTGLLGPRSNAHGPNEFLHIETGKRLTACVAHVLEAHAKI from the coding sequence ATGAGCATTGCAGATTTTATTTACCAGACATGGGATGACTCCATTATTCCCGAACTGGAAAAATACATTCGGATTCCAAACAAGTCACCGAATTTTGATCCCGACTGGGAGAAACACGGCTATATGGACGACGCGGTTGAATTAATGGTTGACTGGTGCAAACAACAAACGATTGCCGGTATGCAGGTAAAAGTTGAAAAACTCCAAGGCCGCACACCGCTGATTTACATCGATATCCCGGCCTTTAATACAGACAGCACTAAAACTGTTCTGTTGTATGGGCATTTGGACAAACAACCGGAATTTGACGGTTGGGATGAGGATCTGGCCCCGTGGAAACCGGTCATCAAAGACGGAAAACTCTATGGTCGTGGTGGCGCCGATGACGGGTATGCAATTTACGGTTCTTTAACCGCAATCCGGGCCTTGCAGGAAAACGGTGGTTCGCATGCACGCTGTGTTGTGGTCATTGAAGCCTGTGAAGAAAGCGGCAGTTATGACTTGCCCTATTACCTCGATCACATCGAGAAAGACCTTGGCACACCGAGTCTGGTGGTCTGTCTGGATGCCGAGTGCGGCAACTACGATCAACTGTGGTGCACAACGTCCTTACGCGGCAATATGATCGGCACCTTACGCGTTGATGTATTAACTGAAGGCGTTCACTCCGGTGCAGCCAGTGGCATCTCAGCTTCCTCTTTTCGTGTGATCCGTGAATTACTCGATCGCGTTGAAAACAGTAGCACCGGCGATATCCTGGTATCGGACCTAAAATGTGAAATACCTCAACAAAGACTGGAACAAGCGCAAAAGTCATCTGCACTACTAGGCCCCAGTGTATTTGAAAAACTTCCCTGGCACGCGAACATGCAACCGGTTAGCGATGATGTTCTTGAATTAGTCCTTAACAATACCTGGCGACCCACTTTGAGTGTCACAGGTGCGGAAGGTTTACCCGATCGAGTCAATGCCGGTAATGTATTACGCCCGTTCACCGAAGTGAAATTATCTTTCCGTCTTCCTCCACTGGTTGATGGACCAACGGCGGCTAAAGCGGTCAAGAAAATCTTTGAAAGCGATGTGCCCTACAATGCCTCAGCCACTTTCACGGTCATGAGTCAGGAAACTGGCTGGAGCGCCCCACAAACGGCTCCCTGGTTAGAAGATGCCATGCAAGAAGCCTCACTCAAGTATTTTGAACGGGATTCTATGTACATGGGTACGGGGGGCACCATACCGTTCATGAATATGCTTGGCACCAAGTATCCCGGTGTGCAATTTCTGGTCACAGGTTTATTGGGACCAAGATCCAATGCGCACGGTCCGAATGAGTTTTTGCATATTGAGACCGGTAAACGCCTTACAGCCTGTGTAGCGCACGTGCTGGAAGCACACGCAAAAATTTGA
- a CDS encoding EAL domain-containing protein, with translation MTLKLSQWYRQLQVRSKILLGVGSLVIMCMLLILTFYSALSVSGKALQKVANEEEPTSASTYEMELNVVKTDLDVMNFMRSGDSAFRKDALEDKINFEQHLVRYQNMANNDQEIGFAKQVEKLHQDYWVLAEQLMDERASLELSVAISQEQINLTDSTLDESLSGISSRRSQAAARRQLLQQMKTSLAKMGKDLGAYLRLGEVASSQDISNEAEQFLVQLNYYRGFTQTRVEKVRTQQISESFDATYEAITRAMSLHDQTEKKLSDFFTIRTTLDELLSERMLPTARLDLETAKVTAERTARRAKMWAALFAPIILLIAFAAVYILTRSVTRPATQLVTGAAAIGSGQLQYRIPDLGEDELGELGRQFNEMAKRLETTTVSRDSLEESEAALRVSEERYARAVSGTNDGLFDWDMIENTVYFSPRFRAMMGYSEELITDDPESYFRYVHPDDIDLLRQNISLYFDRPGEYLVNEHRVLNSDGTYRWVLFRALASDETGSNRTTRLSGSQTDINTQKLAEQQLVHDAMHDRLTGLPNRHLLLDRLQHFLDSEKRRQSELCGLLFMDLDGFKMINDSMGHPAGDGLLVTLASRLRNYLSANDTLARFGGDEFVILAEDLSSEEEIETMAVDIQEALEKPVETGHGESFVSASIGIALSSHNYTRAEDMLRDADIAMYRAKAMGKKRHVFFDNSMHGHVVARAQLENDLRVALEREQFEIYYQPIIDLQDSRKLVGFEALLRWNHPTRGLIRPDEFIPLLEESGLIVPVGEWLLQTACTTAKSWHRANYKPWVSVNVSAVQLQEAGLVAAVFNALEESKLKPEFLTLEITETNVMQNENLARNLLSKVKQLGVKLSIDDFGVGYSSLSYLTRFPWDYVKIDRSFVRDIANNKQDAAIIEAIITMVHSLEFDVVAEGIEDVEQLAALRDFGIDCVQGYLLARPAAKSEWDGLNSLSSKRFLKQAFEHKSAKIA, from the coding sequence ATGACACTCAAATTAAGCCAATGGTATCGTCAGTTGCAGGTACGCTCAAAGATATTATTGGGCGTTGGCAGCCTGGTCATCATGTGCATGTTATTGATCCTGACTTTCTATTCTGCCTTGAGTGTTTCCGGCAAAGCCCTGCAAAAAGTGGCCAATGAAGAAGAGCCAACCAGTGCTTCTACCTACGAGATGGAGCTCAATGTAGTAAAGACCGACCTGGATGTCATGAATTTCATGCGCTCCGGTGATTCAGCTTTCCGCAAAGATGCTTTGGAAGACAAGATCAATTTTGAACAGCATCTTGTTCGTTATCAAAACATGGCGAACAATGACCAGGAAATCGGGTTCGCTAAACAAGTGGAAAAACTCCATCAGGATTATTGGGTGCTTGCCGAGCAGTTAATGGATGAACGCGCGTCTCTGGAATTAAGTGTCGCCATATCCCAGGAACAAATAAATCTTACCGATTCCACTCTGGATGAAAGTTTGAGTGGCATCAGCAGTCGCCGTTCGCAAGCAGCCGCGCGTCGCCAATTGCTTCAGCAAATGAAAACCAGTCTGGCCAAAATGGGTAAGGATCTTGGCGCCTACCTTCGCTTGGGAGAAGTCGCATCCAGTCAAGACATATCCAATGAAGCCGAACAGTTTCTGGTTCAGTTGAATTATTACCGCGGTTTTACTCAAACCCGAGTTGAGAAAGTTCGCACACAGCAAATTTCCGAATCCTTTGATGCAACTTACGAAGCGATTACGCGTGCCATGTCACTGCATGACCAGACCGAGAAAAAACTGAGTGACTTTTTCACCATTCGTACAACCCTGGATGAACTCTTGAGTGAGCGTATGCTACCAACGGCTCGTTTGGACCTGGAAACTGCCAAAGTTACGGCCGAGCGAACGGCCCGGCGTGCCAAGATGTGGGCGGCTTTATTTGCTCCAATTATTCTGCTTATCGCCTTTGCGGCAGTTTATATCTTGACCCGAAGTGTGACCCGTCCGGCTACGCAACTGGTTACCGGGGCAGCAGCGATCGGTTCCGGGCAATTGCAATATCGCATTCCGGACCTTGGCGAAGACGAGTTGGGTGAGTTGGGCCGGCAATTCAATGAAATGGCCAAACGCCTCGAAACGACCACGGTGTCGCGAGACAGTTTGGAAGAGAGTGAGGCTGCATTACGCGTCAGTGAAGAACGCTATGCACGTGCGGTTTCCGGTACCAATGATGGTTTGTTTGACTGGGACATGATCGAAAATACCGTTTATTTTTCACCGCGTTTCCGTGCCATGATGGGTTACAGCGAGGAATTGATCACTGATGATCCTGAATCGTATTTCCGTTATGTGCACCCGGACGATATTGACCTGTTGCGTCAAAATATATCTTTGTATTTTGATCGTCCCGGCGAGTATCTGGTGAATGAGCACAGGGTATTGAACAGCGATGGCACTTACCGTTGGGTATTGTTCCGGGCACTGGCCAGTGACGAAACCGGGAGTAATCGCACCACACGTTTGTCGGGTTCCCAAACCGATATCAATACCCAAAAACTGGCCGAACAACAGCTGGTGCATGACGCCATGCATGATCGCCTGACCGGTTTGCCCAACAGACATTTGTTGCTCGACCGCTTGCAGCATTTTCTGGATAGCGAAAAACGACGCCAAAGCGAGCTGTGTGGACTGTTGTTTATGGATCTCGACGGATTCAAAATGATCAACGACAGCATGGGGCATCCGGCTGGTGATGGATTACTGGTGACATTGGCCAGCCGCTTACGCAATTATCTGAGCGCCAACGATACACTGGCACGCTTCGGGGGCGACGAATTTGTGATCCTGGCCGAAGATCTTAGCAGTGAAGAAGAGATTGAAACCATGGCCGTTGATATTCAGGAAGCCCTGGAAAAACCGGTTGAAACAGGACACGGCGAATCTTTTGTCAGTGCAAGTATCGGTATCGCTCTGAGTAGCCACAATTACACCCGGGCAGAAGACATGTTACGTGATGCAGATATTGCCATGTATCGTGCCAAGGCCATGGGTAAGAAACGTCATGTATTTTTCGATAATTCCATGCACGGTCATGTTGTGGCACGGGCACAACTGGAAAATGACCTGCGGGTGGCGCTGGAGCGCGAACAATTTGAAATATATTACCAACCGATCATTGATCTGCAGGACAGTCGTAAGTTGGTCGGGTTTGAAGCGTTGTTACGCTGGAATCATCCAACCCGTGGTTTGATCAGGCCTGATGAATTTATTCCATTACTTGAAGAAAGCGGTCTGATCGTTCCTGTTGGTGAATGGTTATTGCAAACGGCGTGTACAACCGCGAAATCCTGGCACCGTGCCAATTACAAACCCTGGGTGTCGGTCAATGTTTCCGCGGTTCAATTGCAAGAAGCCGGCTTGGTCGCCGCTGTATTCAATGCCCTGGAAGAGAGTAAATTAAAACCCGAGTTTCTTACCCTGGAAATCACCGAAACCAATGTGATGCAGAATGAGAACCTTGCGCGTAATCTATTAAGCAAAGTGAAACAACTCGGCGTTAAATTATCCATCGATGACTTTGGCGTGGGCTATTCATCCTTAAGTTATCTGACACGTTTCCCGTGGGACTACGTCAAGATCGACCGTTCGTTTGTGCGAGATATTGCCAACAATAAACAGGATGCTGCCATTATTGAGGCCATAATCACCATGGTTCACTCGCTCGAATTTGACGTTGTGGCAGAAGGAATCGAAGACGTTGAACAATTAGCGGCCTTAAGAGACTTTGGCATTGACTGCGTGCAAGGTTATCTATTGGCACGACCCGCAGCAAAAAGCGAATGGGATGGTCTAAACAGTCTCAGTAGCAAGCGTTTTTTAAAACAGGCCTTTGAACACAAATCTGCAAAAATCGCTTAA
- the pnp gene encoding polyribonucleotide nucleotidyltransferase, with translation MGQHEISIETGIVARQADGAVIVSCDGTVVLCTAVAKREAKPGQGFFPLTVNYQEKFYAAGRIPGGFFKREGRPTEKETLTSRLIDRPLRPLFPKGFLNEVQVVATVMSMNPEVDADILALIGSAAALSLTGSPFNGPVGAARVGYNNGQYLVNPTKSQLESSELDLVVAGTKDAVLMVESEANILPEDVMLGAVMHGHEAMQAAINAINELTAEAGKPRWEWEAPAENTELYAKVEAACGADIAEAYQTMDKLARHDLVGAAKAKAIEALVSEDEEGPSESEVRKAADKVEKTFVRKNVASGAPRIDGRDSETVRAIDVQVGVLPRTHGSALFTRGETQAIVLATLGTSRDAQLIDAPEGESKDQFLLHYNFPPYCVNETGFMSGPKRREIGHGKLAKRGMMAVIPSFDEFPYVLRVVSEITESNGSSSMASVCGTSLALMDAGVPIKAPVAGVAMGLVKDGNNYVVLTDILGDEDHLGDMDFKVAGTAEGITALQMDIKIEGITKEIMQQALKQALDARLHILGKMNAVLPAHRAEMSDYAPTISTMKIKVDKIRDVIGKGGATIRALTEQSGAIIEIEDDGTIKIAAVSKTQGDKARELIEQIVMEPEVGQVYEGKVERLMDFGAIVSFLPGKDGLVHISQIKQERIEKVSDHVKEGQQVKVKVIEVDRQGRVRLSMKEVEQPAA, from the coding sequence ATGGGACAACATGAGATCAGCATCGAGACCGGCATTGTTGCCCGTCAGGCTGATGGTGCAGTAATCGTTAGCTGTGATGGTACGGTTGTATTGTGTACAGCAGTAGCTAAAAGGGAAGCCAAACCTGGACAAGGGTTTTTCCCGTTAACGGTTAACTATCAAGAGAAATTTTATGCCGCCGGTCGTATCCCGGGTGGCTTTTTTAAACGTGAAGGGCGTCCAACTGAAAAAGAGACCCTGACCTCGCGTTTGATCGATCGTCCTTTGCGTCCTTTGTTCCCGAAAGGCTTTTTAAATGAAGTACAAGTTGTGGCAACAGTAATGTCCATGAATCCGGAAGTTGATGCTGACATACTCGCATTGATCGGATCAGCCGCAGCTCTGTCTCTAACCGGCTCGCCATTTAACGGACCGGTTGGTGCAGCACGCGTGGGCTATAACAATGGTCAATACCTGGTCAACCCAACCAAGTCCCAGTTAGAAAGTTCTGAACTGGATCTAGTGGTAGCCGGAACCAAAGATGCGGTTTTGATGGTTGAGTCGGAAGCCAACATTCTTCCTGAAGATGTAATGCTGGGTGCGGTTATGCACGGTCATGAAGCCATGCAAGCCGCGATCAATGCCATCAATGAATTAACCGCCGAAGCGGGTAAGCCACGCTGGGAATGGGAAGCGCCAGCTGAAAACACCGAGCTGTACGCAAAAGTTGAAGCGGCTTGTGGTGCTGACATTGCCGAGGCTTACCAGACTATGGACAAACTGGCCAGGCACGATTTGGTGGGTGCTGCAAAAGCCAAAGCAATCGAAGCTTTGGTTTCAGAAGATGAAGAAGGACCCAGCGAAAGTGAGGTGCGTAAAGCAGCCGATAAGGTCGAGAAAACCTTTGTGCGTAAAAATGTTGCCAGTGGCGCGCCGCGTATTGATGGGCGTGACTCGGAAACCGTACGTGCCATTGATGTGCAAGTCGGTGTTTTACCACGCACCCACGGTTCAGCCCTGTTTACCCGTGGTGAAACCCAGGCAATCGTACTGGCCACTTTGGGTACCAGTCGCGATGCCCAGTTGATCGACGCTCCTGAAGGCGAGAGCAAAGACCAGTTCTTGTTGCATTACAACTTCCCTCCTTACTGTGTGAACGAAACCGGATTCATGAGTGGACCCAAGCGTCGTGAAATTGGTCACGGTAAATTAGCCAAACGCGGCATGATGGCGGTGATTCCATCCTTTGATGAATTCCCGTACGTATTGCGTGTGGTTTCCGAGATCACAGAATCCAACGGTTCAAGTTCCATGGCCAGCGTATGTGGCACGTCATTGGCCTTGATGGATGCCGGTGTGCCAATTAAAGCGCCAGTTGCCGGGGTGGCCATGGGTCTGGTTAAAGACGGCAACAATTATGTTGTCTTGACCGATATTCTGGGTGACGAAGATCATCTTGGCGACATGGACTTTAAAGTGGCCGGTACCGCTGAAGGTATTACCGCTTTGCAAATGGACATCAAGATTGAAGGTATCACCAAAGAGATCATGCAGCAGGCCCTCAAGCAGGCGCTTGATGCACGCTTGCACATTCTTGGAAAAATGAATGCGGTACTTCCAGCCCATCGTGCAGAAATGTCAGATTACGCCCCGACGATCTCAACCATGAAAATTAAAGTTGACAAGATCCGTGACGTGATCGGCAAAGGTGGTGCAACCATCCGTGCGCTGACCGAGCAATCGGGTGCAATCATTGAAATTGAAGACGACGGCACGATCAAGATTGCCGCTGTGTCCAAAACCCAAGGCGATAAGGCGCGTGAATTGATCGAGCAGATCGTCATGGAGCCGGAAGTCGGTCAGGTTTACGAAGGCAAAGTGGAGCGTCTGATGGACTTCGGTGCCATTGTCAGCTTCCTGCCGGGTAAAGATGGCCTGGTGCATATTTCACAGATCAAACAAGAGCGTATTGAAAAAGTCTCAGACCACGTCAAGGAAGGCCAACAGGTTAAGGTCAAAGTGATCGAAGTTGATCGTCAGGGTCGTGTACGTTTGAGTATGAAAGAAGTTGAGCAGCCTGCTGCTTAA
- the rpsO gene encoding 30S ribosomal protein S15: MSLTNVEKKAVISDHKRSDTDTGSPEVQVALLTKRINDLSSHFAEHKKDHHSRRGLLRMVNQRRKLLDYVKRKDLVRYQELISKLGLRR; this comes from the coding sequence ATGTCATTAACAAACGTAGAAAAAAAAGCGGTAATCAGTGATCACAAACGCAGTGATACCGATACCGGTTCCCCTGAAGTACAAGTTGCTTTGCTCACGAAACGCATCAATGACCTAAGCAGTCATTTTGCCGAGCATAAAAAAGATCATCATTCACGTCGTGGCCTGTTGCGCATGGTTAACCAGCGTCGCAAGTTACTCGATTACGTCAAGCGTAAAGACCTTGTCCGTTATCAAGAACTGATCTCCAAGCTGGGATTACGTCGTTAA